The following coding sequences lie in one Streptomyces sp. NBC_00510 genomic window:
- a CDS encoding TetR/AcrR family transcriptional regulator, with translation MGRVSQAQAQENRQRVVVTAARLFREKGTGISVADVMQAAGLTHGGFYKQFASKDALVGEATARAFADLEGRRTQADDEHDGQRDAARRALTGWYLSAGHRDDPADGCASAGLAVDMARDAGDSAAHRVYDDGVRDFAEWLAVDSEDDGLVRLSIMVGALLLARATHGSPLSDKLLQVAREALSARD, from the coding sequence ATGGGGCGTGTATCGCAGGCTCAGGCGCAGGAGAACCGGCAACGCGTGGTGGTCACCGCTGCTCGGCTGTTCCGGGAGAAGGGCACTGGCATAAGCGTCGCCGACGTGATGCAGGCGGCCGGATTGACCCATGGCGGGTTCTACAAGCAGTTCGCCTCCAAGGATGCGCTGGTCGGTGAGGCCACCGCCCGGGCCTTTGCCGACCTGGAGGGGCGCCGCACGCAGGCGGACGATGAGCACGACGGGCAGCGCGACGCCGCACGCCGGGCACTGACCGGCTGGTACCTGTCGGCTGGGCATCGTGACGACCCCGCCGACGGCTGCGCCTCCGCCGGGCTCGCCGTCGACATGGCCCGTGACGCGGGCGACTCGGCGGCGCATCGGGTGTACGACGACGGGGTGCGTGACTTCGCGGAGTGGCTCGCCGTCGACAGTGAGGACGATGGCCTGGTCCGCCTGTCCATCATGGTGGGGGCTCTGCTCCTGGCCCGGGCCACCCACGGCTCCCCGCTGTCCGACAAGCTCCTCCAAGTCGCACGTGAGGCCCTGTCGGCGCGCGACTGA
- a CDS encoding NmrA family NAD(P)-binding protein: MTTILITTANGETGRPMVDYLLTAGFHVRAMVRTDDERAQRLRDKGADVVFGDLLNLRDVRKAMEGVQRAYFNYPVGEGLVEAAVMFAQAAKEEDLELIVNMSHFQSRPHARSKATQNHWLSEQIFDWSEVPTTHLRVTFFMQWLLYISGLIRYGRYAMPFDKESRFAPIAGRDIALTAANIFASPEEHGGQVYALTGPVEYSHEELAAEVSRVLGKDLPYEQVTVATFLEMLGIGQDMAKLKHFEAVTLDQREGRLAGVSDTAPRINGQALTTVEEFVNEHRSAFELDYTKPSV, translated from the coding sequence ATGACCACGATTTTGATCACGACAGCCAACGGCGAGACCGGCCGACCGATGGTCGACTACCTGCTCACGGCGGGCTTCCACGTGCGCGCCATGGTCCGCACGGACGACGAGCGGGCACAGCGACTGCGTGACAAGGGCGCCGACGTCGTATTCGGAGACCTGCTCAACCTCCGCGACGTTCGCAAGGCCATGGAGGGCGTCCAGCGCGCCTACTTCAACTACCCGGTCGGTGAGGGACTGGTGGAGGCCGCAGTGATGTTCGCCCAGGCCGCCAAGGAGGAGGACCTCGAGCTCATCGTGAACATGTCGCACTTCCAGTCCCGGCCCCACGCGCGGAGCAAGGCCACGCAGAACCACTGGCTCTCCGAGCAGATCTTCGACTGGTCGGAAGTCCCCACCACTCACCTGAGGGTCACGTTCTTCATGCAGTGGCTGCTCTACATCTCCGGGCTGATCCGCTACGGCCGCTACGCGATGCCGTTCGACAAGGAGAGCCGCTTCGCCCCGATCGCCGGCCGCGACATCGCGCTGACCGCTGCCAACATCTTCGCCTCGCCCGAAGAGCACGGTGGGCAGGTCTACGCCCTTACCGGCCCTGTGGAATACAGCCACGAAGAGCTCGCGGCCGAGGTCAGCCGGGTGCTGGGCAAGGACCTTCCGTACGAGCAGGTCACCGTGGCCACCTTCCTGGAGATGCTCGGTATCGGGCAGGACATGGCGAAGCTCAAGCACTTCGAGGCTGTGACCCTCGACCAGCGGGAGGGCCGCCTGGCGGGCGTCAGTGATACGGCCCCGCGCATCAACGGGCAGGCGCTCACGACGGTCGAGGAGTTCGTCAATGAACACCGCTCGGCGTTCGAGCTCGACTACACCAAGCCGAGCGTGTAG
- a CDS encoding serine/threonine-protein phosphatase, translating to MPFVIALGVLGIELSPAHFLMTGPLLTAVPALAALTMGPKGTLSAAAVALVVNLTTATYNHAWGTHLVFGNLVGLLVVSVASVMLSKAVRARRRSELDQVRRIAVAAQDVILRPVPARLGPVRAASLSLAAGTGAQVGGDLYEAVLTRYGVRLIVGDVRGKGLNAMRAVAVALGAFREAVHYEDDLVKVMNHCGAALLREVDVPGAFGQEVALEGFTTALLAQVPDTPGEHVVELINRGHPPALVLHQGKVRALTPSCPLPPFGLEDLCTGPPPKAESYPFLPGDRMLLYTDGVIEARNRDDEFFALPEAMEALQATTPKEFLEQLHQQLLHHTEGHLSDDVAVILVDLPDGDSDDPAHRRGTG from the coding sequence GTGCCCTTCGTGATAGCGCTGGGCGTGCTGGGGATCGAACTGTCTCCTGCGCATTTCTTGATGACCGGCCCCCTTCTCACCGCCGTGCCGGCGCTGGCAGCGCTGACGATGGGCCCGAAGGGCACCCTGTCGGCGGCGGCCGTCGCCTTGGTCGTCAACCTGACCACGGCCACCTACAACCATGCGTGGGGAACCCATCTGGTCTTCGGCAACCTCGTGGGTCTGCTGGTGGTGTCGGTGGCCAGTGTGATGCTGAGCAAGGCGGTGCGTGCGCGTCGGCGCAGCGAGCTCGATCAGGTTCGCCGTATCGCCGTGGCGGCACAGGATGTCATCCTGCGGCCTGTTCCGGCGCGGCTGGGTCCGGTACGGGCGGCCAGCTTGAGCCTCGCGGCGGGGACGGGAGCGCAGGTCGGCGGTGATCTGTACGAGGCGGTGCTGACACGCTACGGCGTCCGGCTGATCGTGGGAGACGTCCGCGGCAAGGGGCTGAACGCCATGCGGGCGGTCGCAGTGGCACTGGGCGCCTTCCGGGAAGCCGTGCACTACGAGGACGACCTGGTGAAGGTCATGAACCACTGTGGGGCCGCGCTGCTGAGGGAGGTGGACGTGCCGGGGGCCTTCGGGCAGGAGGTCGCGCTCGAGGGATTCACCACCGCCCTGTTGGCCCAGGTGCCGGACACCCCGGGTGAACATGTGGTGGAGCTGATCAACCGTGGCCACCCGCCCGCGCTGGTGCTGCACCAGGGCAAGGTGCGGGCCCTGACGCCCTCCTGCCCCCTGCCGCCCTTCGGTCTGGAGGACCTCTGCACCGGACCTCCGCCCAAAGCCGAAAGCTATCCGTTCCTCCCCGGCGACCGGATGCTGCTCTACACCGACGGCGTCATCGAAGCCCGCAACCGCGACGACGAATTCTTCGCCCTTCCCGAAGCCATGGAAGCGCTGCAGGCCACCACCCCGAAGGAGTTCCTCGAACAACTGCACCAGCAACTGCTCCACCACACCGAGGGCCACTTGAGCGACGACGTAGCAGTGATCCTCGTCGACCTCCCCGACGGCGACTCCGACGATCCCGCCCACCGGAGAGGAACGGGCTGA
- a CDS encoding winged helix-turn-helix domain-containing protein gives MIRLHFDAADLRRITLAPAPNALWEAVLSVRGLRTATAGAGRAHPAAGRWRRQVNGSFADRAGVLLDLVPRDGYVPDFLLQPAAGDLATAVDLAGRTPAARIAEDLRLPRDPGGRGGAQEPPSRWSLELAAGSASARRVLTADLRSYFASSIAPLWPRVRTDGAADRALRAEMLLRGGVDALLTTLGPTWRWEPPVLHLPSRNTYDIPLCGRGLLLMPSWFATGPMIRYQPGEPTVLAYPMHLQEPSTDPAAPPGAALGPLLGRTRAAVLQALRDPATTTALAERLGVSLATASQHAGVLRDAGLVRTTRIGIAVLHTLTPLGTALLSGEPPAAVG, from the coding sequence GTGATCCGCTTACACTTCGATGCCGCCGACCTGCGCCGGATCACACTCGCCCCGGCGCCCAACGCCCTGTGGGAGGCGGTCCTCAGCGTGCGCGGCCTGCGCACCGCGACCGCCGGAGCGGGCCGGGCGCATCCTGCCGCCGGGCGGTGGCGCCGCCAGGTGAACGGCAGCTTCGCCGACCGCGCCGGGGTCCTGCTCGACCTGGTGCCCCGTGACGGCTACGTGCCCGACTTCCTGCTCCAGCCCGCCGCCGGGGACCTCGCCACGGCCGTCGACCTGGCCGGGCGCACCCCTGCCGCCCGCATCGCCGAGGACCTGCGGCTCCCGCGGGACCCCGGCGGTCGGGGCGGCGCGCAGGAGCCGCCCAGCCGCTGGTCGCTCGAACTCGCCGCCGGATCGGCATCCGCACGGCGTGTCCTCACAGCCGACCTGCGGAGCTACTTCGCCTCCTCGATCGCCCCGCTGTGGCCGCGGGTCCGCACCGACGGCGCGGCGGACCGCGCCCTGCGGGCCGAGATGCTGCTGCGCGGCGGCGTCGACGCCCTGCTGACCACACTCGGCCCCACCTGGCGCTGGGAACCGCCGGTGCTCCACCTGCCGTCCCGGAACACGTACGACATCCCGCTCTGCGGCCGGGGCCTGCTGCTCATGCCGTCCTGGTTCGCGACCGGCCCCATGATCAGGTACCAGCCCGGCGAACCGACCGTGCTGGCCTACCCGATGCACCTGCAGGAGCCCTCCACCGACCCGGCCGCCCCACCCGGGGCTGCCCTCGGACCGCTGCTCGGGCGGACCCGGGCAGCCGTTCTCCAGGCCCTGCGTGATCCGGCGACGACCACCGCGCTCGCCGAGCGGCTCGGGGTCTCGCTGGCGACTGCCAGCCAGCACGCCGGCGTCCTGCGCGACGCGGGGCTGGTGCGCACGACCCGGATCGGCATCGCCGTCCTGCACACCCTCACCCCGCTCGGCACGGCCCTGCTGTCCGGCGAGCCACCCGCGGCGGTCGGCTAG
- a CDS encoding S8 family serine peptidase, whose translation MKRHHRRWSVPVIAGASVLALTSPITAQAAAPSDTPAPSPASASAADHVPTGEHTVTLITGDVVTTSQVARGGGQSGGTVTVRGADGLPARTRIMTSGDDLYVYPESALPFLAQGTLDRQLFNVTALIADGYDDAHRARLPLIVSYTQPGAARRSSAVPEGAARVRNLDSIQGAALTADRSRADDFWKSVAGAAANDGARARKAQPSFGGGISHIWLDAPIHADLADSTTQIGAPQVWQGGDTGQGVDVAVLDTGVDAGHPDLADRIAAHQSFVPDENTDDHAGHGTHVASIIAGTGAASGGKEKGVAPGARLSIGKVLDNNGGGQISYALAGMEWAAVDQHAKIINMSLGTSQVSDGTDPMSQAIDRLSAETGALFVVAAGNFGEDPNTIVAPGAATSALTVGAVDSTDALASFSSRGPRIDGALKPEITAPGVDILAANSRFDGNDQGAYQSMSGTSMATPHVAGAAALLAAAHPDLTGGQLKDLLASSSRQTPTYDAFEAGSGRLDVAAAAQAGVFASATAYAAQYKGGALQRPVTYTNVTDAPVALSLSVDAAGAPSGMFRLSASQVVVPAHGSAKVTVTIDGSAGTAKEHYSGQVLATDTAGRAVAHTAVSLGFATMHKLTLTFKDSEGNPTSGDVMLIKAGSKDPVPVGVGPSGTVEIFVPDDVYSALSYQEVQGVHGPHSRGLALLGDPDVLVDRDTTVTFDASKAKRIDMTTPQRGDVTFQKLGYNRVMNGVRSGLSAESVYYDSIWAQPTTHKVTHGDFQLTARWRAEKPALAVATRTTEFAGILRQEGITPLARGTYKLPLVFAGQGSSEDYAHLDARGKAVVVRHSDDVGDMDQAANAIAAGAKLMLVVENGYGRPMRSYAPLGQRPVALDVGLLGTEDGEKLIRQAVDGGARITVDSETASPYVYDLAHAWQNEIPSKMTVKGDTKNLARIDVTFASPKPDVPGAEFRFEWLDGVDWSSGPIMPEPANGKRTDWVSTDGVRWHQEVFAESIGFEEGAKTAYRAGSRQSEEWFKPIQRPFLNDAFFNNLPPTRNGSLLYIDIPAWGSGNHVGWNQDPAVTQQQTLYQGTTQLGQGNFTNVWGDAPSRGKLPYKLVVTGERDVTYTPYSSRTRTEWDFTSAQPTDAATVVLPLVQLDYRIGTDAAGRAGRHDTLSVTAAHLPGASLAGKLGAVGVELSYDDGRTWHKAACGSDGRFRLDAPNKASFVSLRATAKDSAGNSVHQTVVRAFGLR comes from the coding sequence TTGAAGCGACACCACAGACGCTGGAGCGTGCCGGTCATCGCCGGCGCTTCGGTACTCGCCCTCACGAGCCCGATCACGGCTCAGGCAGCCGCCCCTTCCGACACTCCCGCTCCATCACCCGCATCCGCATCCGCTGCGGACCATGTGCCCACAGGCGAACACACCGTCACACTGATCACCGGCGACGTCGTGACCACCAGTCAGGTCGCCCGGGGCGGTGGACAGTCCGGGGGCACCGTCACCGTCCGCGGTGCCGACGGACTGCCGGCGCGGACCCGCATCATGACGTCGGGCGACGACCTCTACGTCTACCCCGAGTCCGCCCTGCCCTTCCTGGCCCAGGGCACGCTGGACCGGCAGCTGTTCAACGTCACGGCCCTGATCGCGGACGGATACGACGACGCGCACCGCGCCCGGCTGCCGCTGATCGTCTCCTACACGCAGCCCGGCGCCGCACGCCGCTCGTCCGCCGTCCCCGAGGGCGCGGCCCGGGTGCGGAACCTGGACAGCATCCAGGGCGCCGCGCTGACCGCGGACCGCTCCCGCGCGGACGACTTCTGGAAGTCCGTGGCCGGTGCGGCGGCGAACGACGGCGCCCGGGCCCGGAAGGCCCAGCCGTCCTTCGGCGGCGGCATCTCGCACATCTGGCTCGACGCCCCCATCCACGCCGACCTCGCCGACAGCACCACGCAGATCGGCGCCCCGCAGGTCTGGCAGGGCGGCGACACCGGGCAGGGCGTGGACGTCGCCGTCCTGGACACCGGCGTCGACGCCGGCCACCCGGACCTGGCGGACCGCATCGCGGCGCATCAGAGCTTCGTCCCGGACGAGAACACCGACGACCACGCCGGACACGGCACCCACGTCGCGTCCATCATCGCCGGAACCGGTGCGGCTTCCGGCGGCAAGGAGAAGGGCGTCGCCCCGGGCGCCCGCCTGAGCATCGGCAAGGTGCTGGACAACAACGGCGGCGGACAGATCTCCTACGCCCTGGCCGGCATGGAGTGGGCGGCCGTCGACCAGCACGCCAAGATCATCAACATGAGCCTCGGCACCAGCCAGGTGTCCGACGGAACCGACCCGATGAGCCAGGCCATCGACCGGCTGAGCGCCGAGACCGGCGCGCTGTTCGTGGTCGCCGCGGGCAACTTCGGTGAGGATCCGAACACCATCGTCGCACCGGGGGCGGCCACCTCGGCGCTGACCGTGGGCGCGGTCGACTCCACCGACGCGCTCGCCTCGTTCTCCAGCAGGGGCCCCCGTATCGACGGCGCGCTGAAGCCGGAGATCACCGCCCCCGGAGTCGACATCCTGGCGGCCAACTCCCGGTTCGACGGGAACGACCAGGGCGCCTACCAGTCCATGAGCGGCACGTCCATGGCCACACCGCACGTCGCGGGCGCCGCCGCCCTGCTCGCCGCGGCCCATCCGGACCTCACCGGGGGCCAGTTGAAGGACCTGCTGGCCAGCAGTTCCCGGCAGACCCCGACGTACGACGCCTTCGAGGCCGGCAGCGGCCGACTGGACGTCGCCGCGGCAGCACAGGCCGGGGTCTTCGCCTCGGCGACCGCCTATGCGGCCCAGTACAAGGGCGGCGCCCTCCAGCGCCCGGTGACGTACACCAACGTCACCGACGCGCCGGTCGCGCTCTCGCTGTCCGTCGACGCGGCGGGCGCCCCGTCCGGGATGTTCCGCCTGTCAGCCTCCCAAGTGGTCGTCCCCGCGCACGGCTCCGCCAAGGTCACGGTGACGATCGACGGCTCGGCGGGCACCGCCAAGGAGCACTACTCGGGCCAGGTGCTCGCGACGGACACGGCCGGCAGGGCCGTGGCGCACACCGCCGTCTCCCTCGGCTTCGCAACGATGCACAAGCTGACCCTGACGTTCAAGGACTCCGAGGGCAATCCCACGTCCGGCGACGTCATGCTGATCAAGGCAGGCAGCAAGGACCCCGTCCCGGTCGGCGTCGGCCCCTCGGGCACCGTGGAGATCTTCGTGCCCGACGACGTGTACTCGGCCCTGTCCTACCAGGAGGTCCAGGGCGTCCACGGCCCCCATTCCAGGGGCCTGGCGCTGCTCGGCGACCCCGACGTGCTCGTGGACCGGGACACCACCGTCACGTTCGACGCCTCCAAGGCCAAGCGCATCGACATGACCACCCCGCAGCGCGGCGACGTGACGTTCCAGAAACTGGGCTACAACCGCGTCATGAACGGCGTCAGGTCGGGTCTGTCCGCCGAGAGCGTGTACTACGACAGCATCTGGGCGCAGCCGACCACCCACAAGGTCACCCACGGGGACTTCCAGCTGACCGCCCGTTGGCGCGCCGAGAAGCCGGCACTGGCCGTCGCCACCCGCACGACCGAGTTCGCCGGCATCCTGCGCCAGGAGGGCATCACGCCGCTGGCCAGGGGCACCTACAAGCTGCCGCTGGTCTTCGCCGGCCAGGGGTCGAGCGAGGACTACGCCCACCTCGACGCGCGCGGCAAGGCCGTGGTGGTCCGCCACAGCGACGACGTCGGCGACATGGACCAGGCGGCCAACGCGATCGCCGCGGGCGCGAAACTCATGCTGGTCGTGGAGAACGGCTACGGCCGCCCGATGCGCTCCTACGCGCCGCTCGGTCAGCGGCCCGTCGCCCTCGACGTCGGCCTGCTCGGCACCGAGGACGGCGAGAAGCTCATCCGGCAGGCCGTGGACGGCGGGGCCAGGATCACCGTCGACTCCGAGACCGCGAGCCCGTACGTGTACGACCTCGCGCACGCCTGGCAGAACGAGATCCCGTCGAAGATGACGGTCAAGGGCGACACGAAGAACCTCGCCCGGATCGACGTCACCTTCGCCAGCCCGAAGCCGGACGTTCCCGGCGCAGAGTTCCGCTTCGAATGGCTCGACGGCGTCGACTGGTCCTCCGGCCCCATCATGCCGGAGCCCGCGAACGGCAAGCGGACCGACTGGGTGTCCACCGACGGTGTCCGCTGGCACCAGGAGGTGTTCGCCGAGTCCATCGGGTTCGAGGAGGGAGCGAAGACCGCCTACCGGGCCGGAAGCAGGCAGTCCGAGGAGTGGTTCAAGCCGATCCAGCGCCCCTTCCTGAACGACGCCTTCTTCAACAACCTGCCGCCCACCCGCAACGGCAGCCTCCTGTACATCGACATCCCGGCCTGGGGCAGCGGCAACCACGTCGGGTGGAACCAGGACCCGGCCGTGACCCAGCAGCAGACGCTCTACCAGGGCACCACCCAGCTGGGCCAGGGGAACTTCACGAACGTCTGGGGAGACGCCCCCAGCCGCGGCAAGCTGCCGTACAAGCTGGTCGTCACGGGTGAGCGGGACGTGACCTACACCCCGTACTCCTCCCGTACGCGCACCGAGTGGGACTTCACGTCGGCGCAGCCGACCGATGCCGCCACCGTGGTGCTGCCGCTGGTGCAGCTCGACTACCGGATCGGCACCGACGCGGCAGGGCGCGCCGGGCGGCACGACACCCTGTCCGTCACCGCCGCCCACCTGCCGGGCGCCAGCCTCGCCGGCAAGCTCGGCGCGGTCGGCGTGGAGCTGTCCTACGACGACGGCCGGACCTGGCACAAGGCCGCCTGCGGCAGCGACGGGCGGTTCCGCCTGGACGCCCCGAACAAGGCGTCCTTCGTGTCGCTGAGGGCGACCGCCAAGGACTCGGCGGGCAACTCGGTGCACCAGACGGTGGTCCGGGCCTTCGGCCTGCGCTGA
- a CDS encoding nucleotidyltransferase domain-containing protein has protein sequence MDAPSLHSRFLGDVLPRIQQDDRVSGVAIAGSIAGGHPDIYSDVDLIVVIDDEAFDSVMAERLTLIGSWAALVAGFTGEHVGEPRLIITLVGPPLLHVDFKFVRGSDFADRTEDPDILWDRDGRLATSLAEHPPTTPSFDLQWIEDRFWTWVHYGATKLGRGELFEVVGLLGYLREAVLGPLAARRVGAAPRGVRHLESIAPDEARDLRATLCGYDRHDAGRALLAGVTLYTRWLEEAGVAIERHPHAEKLAVQYLRDVIDQTS, from the coding sequence ATGGACGCCCCCTCCCTGCACAGCCGGTTCCTCGGCGATGTGCTTCCCCGGATCCAACAGGACGACCGTGTCAGTGGTGTTGCCATCGCGGGGTCGATCGCCGGTGGACACCCCGACATCTACTCCGATGTCGACCTGATCGTGGTCATCGACGACGAGGCGTTCGACTCGGTCATGGCGGAGCGTCTCACGCTGATCGGTTCCTGGGCAGCCCTCGTGGCCGGATTCACCGGGGAACACGTCGGCGAACCCCGCCTGATCATCACGCTCGTCGGGCCGCCCCTCCTCCATGTCGACTTCAAGTTCGTGCGGGGCTCCGACTTCGCCGACCGCACCGAGGACCCGGACATCCTGTGGGACCGCGACGGCCGCCTTGCCACCTCACTCGCGGAGCATCCTCCGACCACCCCGTCGTTCGACCTCCAGTGGATCGAGGACCGGTTCTGGACCTGGGTGCACTACGGCGCGACGAAACTCGGCCGCGGTGAACTGTTCGAAGTCGTCGGCCTCCTCGGCTACCTGCGTGAGGCCGTACTGGGCCCCCTGGCGGCCCGCCGGGTGGGTGCGGCCCCCCGTGGCGTCCGCCACCTCGAATCCATCGCGCCGGACGAGGCGCGTGACCTCCGGGCGACCCTGTGCGGTTACGACCGGCACGACGCCGGCCGGGCCCTCCTCGCCGGCGTCACGCTCTACACACGGTGGCTCGAGGAGGCCGGAGTGGCGATCGAACGTCACCCTCACGCCGAGAAGCTCGCCGTGCAGTACCTCCGCGACGTCATCGACCAGACGAGCTGA